A single genomic interval of Cottoperca gobio unplaced genomic scaffold, fCotGob3.1 fCotGob3_30arrow_ctg1, whole genome shotgun sequence harbors:
- the mgat3b gene encoding beta-1,4-mannosyl-glycoprotein 4-beta-N-acetylglucosaminyltransferase isoform X3, translating to MKMRRHRVFLLCTVGLCVISFLHYYKALHYVSLLRELSAPYPNIKSFIMVTGFFWREKGVGTTPLSPASPEEAPPLPVLHQSDTKARAVASAGGGGGGGGLGLGIGGVMVGGAGIVGSAGLEIRVREEPAPPHPWEKPEENQRGDSPNEERPVDHLKPRNPSYPAQPAGPDLPVVPLVGKEHRDLLLRNHLPDPLESMGDLHTRTHQLQHDKTAYFVRTKAGALCFRQGTEVVTQKEYSGKSGGSVANGAGDGARAAGQRKPLEIQQQPSIAPKSKTRIRGSGKRLVKCVCRPGWHGPYCGVPTMVYHSNMPTKERLTPRETPRRVINAINVNHEFDLLHVRFHELAQAVDLFLICESNFTAYGEKRPLSFLRLLLNGTYDYIRHKILYVFLDHFPDGGRQDGWIADDYLRTYLTRNGLSRVVGIRSDDVFVINDADEIPAHEGLLFLKLFDGWTEPFAIHMRKSLYGFFWKQFGSLEVVSGCTVGMLRDVYDDDGIKLRRREYYTMPGFRKYENDTGHILVQWSVGSPFHFAGWHCSWCFSPEGIYFKLVSAQNGDFPRWGDYEDKRDLNYIRDLIRTGGWFDGSLQEYPPVDAKEHMYAPKYMLEHYDRYHYLLENPYNKVSGLSEG from the exons aTGAAAATGCGGCGGCACCGGGTGTTCTTGCTGTGCACAGTGGGCTTGTGTGTCATCTCCTTCCTCCACTACTACAAGGCCCTCCACTACGTCTCCCTGCTGCGTGAGCTCTCCGCCCCGTACCCCAACATCAAGTCCTTCATCATGGTCACCGGCTTCTTCTGGAGGGAGAAGGGTGTGGGCACCACCCCTCTCAGCCCCGCCTCCCCTGAAGAGGCCCCTCCCCTACCTGTGCTCCACCAATCGGACACCAAAGCTAGAGCCGTGGCGAGcgctgggggaggagggggaggaggagggctggGTCTAGGGATCGGGGGGGTCATGGTTGGAGGTGCTGGGATCGTTGGCAGCGCAGGGCTGGAGATAAGGGTGAGGGAGGAGCCGGCTCCCCCTCACCCTTGGGAGAAACCAGAAGAGAACCAGCGGGGAGACTCTCCGAATGAG GAGAGACCTGTAGACCACTTGAAGCCGCGAAACCCCAGCTACCCAGCCCAACCTGCCGGGCCTGACCTCCCAGTGGTCCCATTGGTGGGGAAAGAGCACCGGGACTTGTTGCTCAGGAATCATTTGCCTGACCCCTTAGAATCCATGGGAGACCTCCACACCCGCACTCACCAGCTTCAACACGACAAAACGGCGTACTTTGTCCGAACCAAAGCTGGAGCCCTTTGTTTCAGGCAGGGGACAGAAGTCGTTACCCAAAAGGAGTACTCTGGGAAGTCGGGGGGGTCTGTGGCTAACGGAGCAGGGGACGGTGCTCGAGCTGCAGGGCAAAGGAAACCTTTGGAGATCCAGCAGCAGCCCTCCATAGCTCCAAAGTCCAAGACCAGGATCAGGGGCAGCGGGAAGCGGCTGGTTAAGTGTGTATGTCGGCCGGGGTGGCACGGACCTTACTGTGGGGTTCCCACCATGGTGTACCACTCCAACATGCCCACCAAGGAGCGGCTGACGCCCAGGGAGACGCCGCGGAGGGTGATCAACGCCATCAACGTCAACCACGAGTTTGACCTGCTGCATGTTCGCTTTCATGAGCTCGCCCAAGCAGTCGATCTTTTCCTCATTTGTGAATCCAACTTTACTGCCTATGGAGAGAAACGGCCTCTGAG TTTCCTGCGGCTCCTCCTCAACGGTACGTACGACTACATACGTCACAAGATCCTGTACGTGTTCCTCGATCACTTCCCAGACGGCGGTCGGCAGGACGGCTGGATCGCTGACGACTACTTGCGTACCTACCTGACACGCAACGGCTTGTCAAGGGTGGTGGGCATCAGATCGGACGACGTCTTCGTCATCAACGACGCAGATGAAATCCCCGCACACGAAGGCCTCCTTTTCCTCAAGCTGTTTGATGGCTGGACCGAGCCTTTCGCCATCCATATGCGCAAG TCACTGTACGGTTTCTTCTGGAAGCAGTTTGGCTCTCTCGAGGTGGTATCTGGCTGCACGGTGGGGATGCTCCGCGACGTTTACGACGATGACGGTATCAAGCTCCGCCGTCGCGAATACTACACCATGCCGGGTTTCCGGAAGTACGAGAACGACACGGGCCACATCCTGGTGCAGTGGTCCGTGGGCAGCCCCTTCCATTTCGCCGGGTGGCACTGCTCTTGGTGCTTCTCGCCCGAGGGGATCTACTTCAAGCTGGTATCGGCTCAGAACGGAGACTTCCCGCGGTGGGGGGACTACGAGGACAAGCGTGACCTCAACTACATCCGCGATCTTATCCGGACGGGGGGCTGGTTCGATGGCTCCCTTCAGGAATACCCCCCTGTGGATGCCAAAGAGCACATGTACGCCCCCAAGTACATGCTGGAGCACTATGACAGGTATCACTACCTCCTGGAGAACCCTTACAACAAAGTGTCCGGACTGAGTGAGGGCTAG
- the mgat3b gene encoding beta-1,4-mannosyl-glycoprotein 4-beta-N-acetylglucosaminyltransferase isoform X1, with protein sequence MSWLRGTWASLNPQKSASRCLRLLCLMKMRRHRVFLLCTVGLCVISFLHYYKALHYVSLLRELSAPYPNIKSFIMVTGFFWREKGVGTTPLSPASPEEAPPLPVLHQSDTKARAVASAGGGGGGGGLGLGIGGVMVGGAGIVGSAGLEIRVREEPAPPHPWEKPEENQRGDSPNEERPVDHLKPRNPSYPAQPAGPDLPVVPLVGKEHRDLLLRNHLPDPLESMGDLHTRTHQLQHDKTAYFVRTKAGALCFRQGTEVVTQKEYSGKSGGSVANGAGDGARAAGQRKPLEIQQQPSIAPKSKTRIRGSGKRLVKCVCRPGWHGPYCGVPTMVYHSNMPTKERLTPRETPRRVINAINVNHEFDLLHVRFHELAQAVDLFLICESNFTAYGEKRPLSFLRLLLNGTYDYIRHKILYVFLDHFPDGGRQDGWIADDYLRTYLTRNGLSRVVGIRSDDVFVINDADEIPAHEGLLFLKLFDGWTEPFAIHMRKSLYGFFWKQFGSLEVVSGCTVGMLRDVYDDDGIKLRRREYYTMPGFRKYENDTGHILVQWSVGSPFHFAGWHCSWCFSPEGIYFKLVSAQNGDFPRWGDYEDKRDLNYIRDLIRTGGWFDGSLQEYPPVDAKEHMYAPKYMLEHYDRYHYLLENPYNKVSGLSEG encoded by the exons ATGTCTTGGCTTAGAGGCACCTGGGCATCCCTGAACCCACAGAAAAGCGCCTCACGATGCCTGCGGTTGCTCTGTTT gaTGAAAATGCGGCGGCACCGGGTGTTCTTGCTGTGCACAGTGGGCTTGTGTGTCATCTCCTTCCTCCACTACTACAAGGCCCTCCACTACGTCTCCCTGCTGCGTGAGCTCTCCGCCCCGTACCCCAACATCAAGTCCTTCATCATGGTCACCGGCTTCTTCTGGAGGGAGAAGGGTGTGGGCACCACCCCTCTCAGCCCCGCCTCCCCTGAAGAGGCCCCTCCCCTACCTGTGCTCCACCAATCGGACACCAAAGCTAGAGCCGTGGCGAGcgctgggggaggagggggaggaggagggctggGTCTAGGGATCGGGGGGGTCATGGTTGGAGGTGCTGGGATCGTTGGCAGCGCAGGGCTGGAGATAAGGGTGAGGGAGGAGCCGGCTCCCCCTCACCCTTGGGAGAAACCAGAAGAGAACCAGCGGGGAGACTCTCCGAATGAG GAGAGACCTGTAGACCACTTGAAGCCGCGAAACCCCAGCTACCCAGCCCAACCTGCCGGGCCTGACCTCCCAGTGGTCCCATTGGTGGGGAAAGAGCACCGGGACTTGTTGCTCAGGAATCATTTGCCTGACCCCTTAGAATCCATGGGAGACCTCCACACCCGCACTCACCAGCTTCAACACGACAAAACGGCGTACTTTGTCCGAACCAAAGCTGGAGCCCTTTGTTTCAGGCAGGGGACAGAAGTCGTTACCCAAAAGGAGTACTCTGGGAAGTCGGGGGGGTCTGTGGCTAACGGAGCAGGGGACGGTGCTCGAGCTGCAGGGCAAAGGAAACCTTTGGAGATCCAGCAGCAGCCCTCCATAGCTCCAAAGTCCAAGACCAGGATCAGGGGCAGCGGGAAGCGGCTGGTTAAGTGTGTATGTCGGCCGGGGTGGCACGGACCTTACTGTGGGGTTCCCACCATGGTGTACCACTCCAACATGCCCACCAAGGAGCGGCTGACGCCCAGGGAGACGCCGCGGAGGGTGATCAACGCCATCAACGTCAACCACGAGTTTGACCTGCTGCATGTTCGCTTTCATGAGCTCGCCCAAGCAGTCGATCTTTTCCTCATTTGTGAATCCAACTTTACTGCCTATGGAGAGAAACGGCCTCTGAG TTTCCTGCGGCTCCTCCTCAACGGTACGTACGACTACATACGTCACAAGATCCTGTACGTGTTCCTCGATCACTTCCCAGACGGCGGTCGGCAGGACGGCTGGATCGCTGACGACTACTTGCGTACCTACCTGACACGCAACGGCTTGTCAAGGGTGGTGGGCATCAGATCGGACGACGTCTTCGTCATCAACGACGCAGATGAAATCCCCGCACACGAAGGCCTCCTTTTCCTCAAGCTGTTTGATGGCTGGACCGAGCCTTTCGCCATCCATATGCGCAAG TCACTGTACGGTTTCTTCTGGAAGCAGTTTGGCTCTCTCGAGGTGGTATCTGGCTGCACGGTGGGGATGCTCCGCGACGTTTACGACGATGACGGTATCAAGCTCCGCCGTCGCGAATACTACACCATGCCGGGTTTCCGGAAGTACGAGAACGACACGGGCCACATCCTGGTGCAGTGGTCCGTGGGCAGCCCCTTCCATTTCGCCGGGTGGCACTGCTCTTGGTGCTTCTCGCCCGAGGGGATCTACTTCAAGCTGGTATCGGCTCAGAACGGAGACTTCCCGCGGTGGGGGGACTACGAGGACAAGCGTGACCTCAACTACATCCGCGATCTTATCCGGACGGGGGGCTGGTTCGATGGCTCCCTTCAGGAATACCCCCCTGTGGATGCCAAAGAGCACATGTACGCCCCCAAGTACATGCTGGAGCACTATGACAGGTATCACTACCTCCTGGAGAACCCTTACAACAAAGTGTCCGGACTGAGTGAGGGCTAG
- the mgat3b gene encoding beta-1,4-mannosyl-glycoprotein 4-beta-N-acetylglucosaminyltransferase isoform X2, whose amino-acid sequence MELHSYDWLAYRHWALPPPASWMKMRRHRVFLLCTVGLCVISFLHYYKALHYVSLLRELSAPYPNIKSFIMVTGFFWREKGVGTTPLSPASPEEAPPLPVLHQSDTKARAVASAGGGGGGGGLGLGIGGVMVGGAGIVGSAGLEIRVREEPAPPHPWEKPEENQRGDSPNEERPVDHLKPRNPSYPAQPAGPDLPVVPLVGKEHRDLLLRNHLPDPLESMGDLHTRTHQLQHDKTAYFVRTKAGALCFRQGTEVVTQKEYSGKSGGSVANGAGDGARAAGQRKPLEIQQQPSIAPKSKTRIRGSGKRLVKCVCRPGWHGPYCGVPTMVYHSNMPTKERLTPRETPRRVINAINVNHEFDLLHVRFHELAQAVDLFLICESNFTAYGEKRPLSFLRLLLNGTYDYIRHKILYVFLDHFPDGGRQDGWIADDYLRTYLTRNGLSRVVGIRSDDVFVINDADEIPAHEGLLFLKLFDGWTEPFAIHMRKSLYGFFWKQFGSLEVVSGCTVGMLRDVYDDDGIKLRRREYYTMPGFRKYENDTGHILVQWSVGSPFHFAGWHCSWCFSPEGIYFKLVSAQNGDFPRWGDYEDKRDLNYIRDLIRTGGWFDGSLQEYPPVDAKEHMYAPKYMLEHYDRYHYLLENPYNKVSGLSEG is encoded by the exons AGCTGCACAGTTATGATTGGCTGGCATATCGCCACTGGGCGTTGCCCCCCCCCGCCTCCTG gaTGAAAATGCGGCGGCACCGGGTGTTCTTGCTGTGCACAGTGGGCTTGTGTGTCATCTCCTTCCTCCACTACTACAAGGCCCTCCACTACGTCTCCCTGCTGCGTGAGCTCTCCGCCCCGTACCCCAACATCAAGTCCTTCATCATGGTCACCGGCTTCTTCTGGAGGGAGAAGGGTGTGGGCACCACCCCTCTCAGCCCCGCCTCCCCTGAAGAGGCCCCTCCCCTACCTGTGCTCCACCAATCGGACACCAAAGCTAGAGCCGTGGCGAGcgctgggggaggagggggaggaggagggctggGTCTAGGGATCGGGGGGGTCATGGTTGGAGGTGCTGGGATCGTTGGCAGCGCAGGGCTGGAGATAAGGGTGAGGGAGGAGCCGGCTCCCCCTCACCCTTGGGAGAAACCAGAAGAGAACCAGCGGGGAGACTCTCCGAATGAG GAGAGACCTGTAGACCACTTGAAGCCGCGAAACCCCAGCTACCCAGCCCAACCTGCCGGGCCTGACCTCCCAGTGGTCCCATTGGTGGGGAAAGAGCACCGGGACTTGTTGCTCAGGAATCATTTGCCTGACCCCTTAGAATCCATGGGAGACCTCCACACCCGCACTCACCAGCTTCAACACGACAAAACGGCGTACTTTGTCCGAACCAAAGCTGGAGCCCTTTGTTTCAGGCAGGGGACAGAAGTCGTTACCCAAAAGGAGTACTCTGGGAAGTCGGGGGGGTCTGTGGCTAACGGAGCAGGGGACGGTGCTCGAGCTGCAGGGCAAAGGAAACCTTTGGAGATCCAGCAGCAGCCCTCCATAGCTCCAAAGTCCAAGACCAGGATCAGGGGCAGCGGGAAGCGGCTGGTTAAGTGTGTATGTCGGCCGGGGTGGCACGGACCTTACTGTGGGGTTCCCACCATGGTGTACCACTCCAACATGCCCACCAAGGAGCGGCTGACGCCCAGGGAGACGCCGCGGAGGGTGATCAACGCCATCAACGTCAACCACGAGTTTGACCTGCTGCATGTTCGCTTTCATGAGCTCGCCCAAGCAGTCGATCTTTTCCTCATTTGTGAATCCAACTTTACTGCCTATGGAGAGAAACGGCCTCTGAG TTTCCTGCGGCTCCTCCTCAACGGTACGTACGACTACATACGTCACAAGATCCTGTACGTGTTCCTCGATCACTTCCCAGACGGCGGTCGGCAGGACGGCTGGATCGCTGACGACTACTTGCGTACCTACCTGACACGCAACGGCTTGTCAAGGGTGGTGGGCATCAGATCGGACGACGTCTTCGTCATCAACGACGCAGATGAAATCCCCGCACACGAAGGCCTCCTTTTCCTCAAGCTGTTTGATGGCTGGACCGAGCCTTTCGCCATCCATATGCGCAAG TCACTGTACGGTTTCTTCTGGAAGCAGTTTGGCTCTCTCGAGGTGGTATCTGGCTGCACGGTGGGGATGCTCCGCGACGTTTACGACGATGACGGTATCAAGCTCCGCCGTCGCGAATACTACACCATGCCGGGTTTCCGGAAGTACGAGAACGACACGGGCCACATCCTGGTGCAGTGGTCCGTGGGCAGCCCCTTCCATTTCGCCGGGTGGCACTGCTCTTGGTGCTTCTCGCCCGAGGGGATCTACTTCAAGCTGGTATCGGCTCAGAACGGAGACTTCCCGCGGTGGGGGGACTACGAGGACAAGCGTGACCTCAACTACATCCGCGATCTTATCCGGACGGGGGGCTGGTTCGATGGCTCCCTTCAGGAATACCCCCCTGTGGATGCCAAAGAGCACATGTACGCCCCCAAGTACATGCTGGAGCACTATGACAGGTATCACTACCTCCTGGAGAACCCTTACAACAAAGTGTCCGGACTGAGTGAGGGCTAG